The genomic interval ATTCAGGCAAACTTTTGAAAACGGGTTAAACTTATTatggaaacaaatattttagttattttaaatgataaacaataatcaaattaaaaagttattaaagtcTATTTGCctaaatatattcgtttatttttaagtaaactttGAAACTATCTTGATATTTCATTTCAGAacgaattcaaatttaaaatccaaGTAAACAAGAATCaaatatgtaatgattttttattgatattcagTTAAGAACCACGTGTACCAGCCACTGCACTATCTCGACTCTTCCATTTTATCCTATCCTAGATATTAACTAGCAATTattaagaaactttttttttaggatcaatatgaaaataattgtgCTACTGTCAACATTGTTTAGCATAACAATCGCCAGAAGGATATCATGCCACGCCTGCTTGAATTCCATTTGCTACAAACGCGCAACCATCTTAAAAGGACACAAATTCTCCGGTCAACTAGCAATAGATAGAAATAGCAATGTCCTTTATTTTCACTATCAAAACAACCGTTCGAGAGACTTCACTGGAGCATTTGATTTAGACAAagttaattttagttttgtacCCAACCTTGGATTTACATTTGGCCACGCCGTCGACCAATCCACGAAGGATCTTTACGCGTCAGGAACCAAAGGAATATACAAGTACAATCCTAAAGATAATAAAACCGAATTGTTCgcattaaaagaaataacaatatGGCACATGCAGTTCGATGATAGATTATACTACACGGAATTTCAAAAGAAAGGTTTatacacttatataaataagaattctaAAACTATTCCCGAGTTATCTGAACACCAAATCGATGATTTTATTGTTGATAAAAAGggcgatatttattttatgagcaATTATACTATTCACGTGTTAAGAAAAGGCGCGAAGAGTCCAGTACTGTTTGAAGATGAAATATATTCGCTGACCACAGATAAAGATGGCAATGCATACTTTATTCAGCCATACACAAGAGGCATTTATAGTGTTAACTACAGAAGTAAAAAGTTAAGTGAAGTCGGTGCGTTTGGTAAAGCTTCAGCGTTCAAATTAGTATTTGACGGAGACaaccatataatttattatgatgtgacaaataaaaatttgttttatctgtCGCCCACGTTGAATATTTGTAGTGTTGGGACGAGAGGTAAACATCGTAAAATGTTTATAGCGACAACGTCTCGGAGttacaaaaatcataaaaagaataatttgtCAAGCATCaagaatattactaaaataatataaatgttaagaaaTTATGACGTCTTGGTTTATGGTTatttatgttgaaataaatttaaggaGATCGtttctcaattttattattatataagttttgtaaatgtatttctGAATCTGTATGCtcgataaaaaaacaaacctatctatacaagtattattattgtaagtaaaGAACATCAAAAatcagaatatactttatttaattagggttttaaaagcacttttgaatcgtcattttactatTATCATATAACTATATTAACTGAAGCTACTACCACAGATTCggatatagattctaccgagaagtaccggcaagaagctcagtagttactctttttaaacgtttaaaatacaaaattatgttagccaaatacaattatatatgtatgtaatacatcctgcctggaagtcaccAAGTAATATGTACGTAATAGGTATATCTATATAAtcctgtattgaataatatgcttttttttattaatgtatttttcacaaattatttaaatttatcgtttGTTATAAACTGATGCTACTTGGTATGTTTAGTCTTCAATAAAACTCCGAGCATAAACTAATgaagttattacttattaatttatttgtaatttataaaaaatatatacaactaaaataaaactttataaagatttttattttgtttattttatttttacaagcaTTTAACGTGCAATTTTGTTTGTTAGTTTAATTAGGTCAAATCCTGAAAGCTTAGTCACTTTCTTGTTCTTTCGGTTCGGTCAGTTCTCatgacaatacatttttatggtaTTCATGATCTGATCCAGGATTGGCACCAAGCGAAGGAAATCTTCAGCGGTAAACGGCGTAGGcaaaattttctatataaacttGTTAAAGCAATATTAAgccaacaatttatttaaagcaacTGTTGCCGCTATCAaatagactagactagactagaacggtatttaaaaaaaattcttcttCTCACATCAGCGCAGTACTCCACAAAACAAgagtttagttttttgttttttttaatcaatttatttgtttcttctTTAAGTctacgtataattattatacaataaaataaaaagcaagaaatataaaatcattttattatttttttcgtaggTATATAAAACTGTAACAAAGTAAAATCTCACcctaatttagataaatattaatatattttaaatactacaaaTAACATTCCACCTCTACACAATCATTATTAACctctaaaacaatacaaatccTTTAGGATTTGATGCCAGTCTTTTTTTAACagattatacattaatatttaattaacgaataattttctttatatttaatactgtataatatgtataatctgttattacattattttcgatatagaataaaaaaaattatatttatctgtgcactattcttattttaattaaaacataatattgcaTCTAGCCACGGAACACACATTCAGTCTCAGagtttaacactttttttttaataaaatgtaaaataaaatattataatagccgtttcaaaaatgaagtaaaaaaagtgtataaaataatgaacataataaacaatttaatataaaactattaattaattaaaaatcattggtgtcgtataactttttaaaaatttacaaatattatttgttataatgcAACATAATTTTTACAGTCACTCTTTCTTCACACGGCCAGGCgtgttaagttttataattggaTACGTATacgattttaaacattaaaaaaaaaacattatagtcATCTAATGGGTCAAGGATTCAATCTAATcgttgtaaaaagtaaagttctAGTGTTGCCAGTTATCTTACGTAGGATACAT from Vanessa atalanta chromosome 26, ilVanAtal1.2, whole genome shotgun sequence carries:
- the LOC125073960 gene encoding ommochrome-binding protein-like isoform X1; this translates as MFYLINMKIIVLLSTLFSITIARRISCHACLNSICYKRATILKGHKFSGQLAIDRNSNVLYFHYQNNRSRDFTGAFDLDKVNFSFVPNLGFTFGHAVDQSTKDLYASGTKGIYKYNPKDNKTELFALKEITIWHMQFDDRLYYTEFQKKGLYTYINKNSKTIPELSEHQIDDFIVDKKGDIYFMSNYTIHVLRKGAKSPVLFEDEIYSLTTDKDGNAYFIQPYTRGIYSVNYRSKKLSEVGAFGKASAFKLVFDGDNHIIYYDVTNKNLFYLSPTLNICSVGTRGKHRKMFIATTSRSYKNHKKNNLSSIKNITKII
- the LOC125073960 gene encoding ommochrome-binding protein-like isoform X2; this encodes MKIIVLLSTLFSITIARRISCHACLNSICYKRATILKGHKFSGQLAIDRNSNVLYFHYQNNRSRDFTGAFDLDKVNFSFVPNLGFTFGHAVDQSTKDLYASGTKGIYKYNPKDNKTELFALKEITIWHMQFDDRLYYTEFQKKGLYTYINKNSKTIPELSEHQIDDFIVDKKGDIYFMSNYTIHVLRKGAKSPVLFEDEIYSLTTDKDGNAYFIQPYTRGIYSVNYRSKKLSEVGAFGKASAFKLVFDGDNHIIYYDVTNKNLFYLSPTLNICSVGTRGKHRKMFIATTSRSYKNHKKNNLSSIKNITKII